A genome region from Natronosalvus rutilus includes the following:
- a CDS encoding DUF5802 family protein, which produces MFEIFSRSYYLGRLYVTPVSGDHAIMERTQHERINEAVYTTGEGVERLDAPLVMKLESGHFAVHGDDSVPTNTLAVPESMLEGTQIRNPPSLREVFLARRDRAEQLLGLGLGDYQSDYALASEDVDDGSGTERGSESGPGSGSGPGSGPGTGT; this is translated from the coding sequence ATGTTCGAAATTTTCTCTCGAAGCTACTACCTCGGTCGGCTCTACGTGACGCCCGTGAGCGGCGACCACGCCATCATGGAACGAACGCAACACGAACGGATCAACGAGGCCGTCTACACGACAGGCGAGGGAGTCGAACGCCTCGACGCTCCGCTCGTGATGAAACTCGAGTCGGGCCACTTCGCCGTCCATGGCGACGACTCGGTCCCGACGAATACCCTTGCCGTCCCCGAATCGATGCTCGAGGGGACACAAATTCGAAACCCGCCGAGCCTCCGGGAGGTATTCCTGGCGCGACGCGACCGGGCAGAACAGTTGCTCGGACTCGGCCTGGGCGACTACCAGAGCGACTACGCGCTGGCGAGTGAGGACGTCGACGACGGGTCCGGGACTGAACGAGGGTCGGAATCGGGTCCAGGATCGGGGTCGGGACCTGGTTCAGGACCAGGAACCGGGACCTAA
- a CDS encoding ArsR/SmtB family transcription factor encodes MDSAALLDLLGNENRRRILRLLSRKPCYVTEISEYLSVSPKAVIDHLRKLEEAGLVESRVDDQRRKYFHIARNVRLEVNVSPYGFASKSAYPENNTFDITTCRHLSLDVSGASSDGLDDLLSTLEDLEVLENELSLAQRWVQGRLSETLDRLSEEVGVGQDSRIHADVLSSVRQEPKGIDELGHEVGAPREVIADLLERLADEGVVQRTERGWELKTEA; translated from the coding sequence ATGGACTCTGCTGCGTTGCTGGATCTGCTCGGGAACGAGAACCGGCGACGGATTCTGCGACTCCTCTCGCGAAAACCCTGCTACGTGACCGAGATCTCCGAGTACCTCAGCGTCAGTCCGAAGGCCGTCATCGACCACCTCAGAAAACTCGAGGAGGCCGGCCTCGTCGAGAGCCGCGTCGACGACCAGCGACGGAAGTACTTCCACATCGCCCGCAACGTTCGCCTCGAGGTGAACGTCTCGCCGTACGGCTTCGCCAGCAAGAGCGCCTATCCCGAGAACAACACCTTCGACATCACGACTTGCCGGCACCTCTCTCTCGACGTCTCCGGGGCGTCCTCAGACGGACTCGACGACCTCCTCTCGACGCTCGAGGACCTCGAAGTCCTGGAGAACGAACTCTCGCTCGCCCAGCGGTGGGTGCAGGGGCGACTCAGCGAGACGCTCGACCGTCTCTCGGAGGAGGTCGGCGTCGGCCAGGACAGTCGCATCCACGCCGACGTACTCTCGAGCGTTCGCCAGGAGCCCAAAGGGATCGACGAACTCGGACACGAGGTCGGGGCGCCGCGGGAAGTCATCGCGGATTTACTCGAGCGGTTGGCTGACGAGGGCGTCGTCCAGCGAACCGAACGTGGATGGGAACTCAAGACGGAGGCGTGA
- a CDS encoding DUF5817 domain-containing protein, with protein sequence MYAVVGCSECSHLWLLEGRSETTKCPRCGSRKPYERRKKFVETDDPDHAREVRASMLANRQGQGEAFARVDSFADLESRVADGVVSDEDYLEESGLDVEEVAAAGERDPRQPTRSGSKKDVVEQALADLEEPTEDEVIAYAGDRGVDAGYVQKALEKLVRAGEVSESRGRYRSL encoded by the coding sequence ATGTACGCCGTCGTCGGGTGCAGCGAGTGTTCTCACCTCTGGTTGCTCGAGGGGCGATCCGAGACCACGAAGTGCCCCCGCTGTGGCTCTCGCAAGCCCTACGAGCGCCGCAAGAAGTTCGTCGAGACCGACGACCCCGACCACGCCCGCGAGGTGCGCGCCTCGATGCTCGCCAACCGGCAGGGCCAGGGCGAAGCGTTCGCCCGCGTCGACTCCTTCGCCGACCTCGAGAGCCGGGTCGCAGACGGCGTCGTCAGCGACGAGGATTACCTCGAGGAGTCGGGTCTCGACGTCGAGGAGGTCGCCGCCGCGGGTGAACGCGACCCGCGCCAGCCGACGAGAAGCGGGAGCAAGAAGGACGTCGTCGAGCAGGCGTTGGCGGACCTCGAGGAGCCGACCGAAGACGAGGTGATCGCCTACGCGGGCGACCGGGGGGTCGACGCAGGATACGTCCAAAAGGCCCTCGAGAAACTCGTTCGCGCCGGCGAGGTCAGCGAGAGCCGCGGGCGATATCGATCGCTATGA
- a CDS encoding cupin domain-containing protein: protein MDHVSLSDLETMEAADGVHLAIMAGTDSMNVQHFEIEPGAAVEEHSHPHEQTGFIYEGELTFLTDGEEVVCEPGDAYGIPGGQPHAAENRGEETVRGVDIFDPPRENPTWQE from the coding sequence ATGGATCACGTATCGCTGTCCGACCTCGAGACGATGGAAGCCGCCGACGGCGTCCACCTCGCGATCATGGCCGGGACCGACTCGATGAACGTCCAGCACTTCGAAATCGAACCCGGCGCGGCCGTCGAAGAGCACAGCCACCCCCACGAGCAGACGGGGTTCATCTACGAGGGCGAGTTGACGTTCCTGACCGACGGCGAGGAGGTCGTCTGCGAACCGGGCGACGCCTACGGCATCCCCGGAGGCCAGCCCCACGCCGCCGAGAACCGTGGCGAGGAGACGGTTCGCGGCGTGGACATCTTCGACCCGCCGCGGGAGAATCCGACCTGGCAGGAGTAG
- a CDS encoding thiamine pyrophosphate-dependent dehydrogenase E1 component subunit alpha → MYEEMVTARYYEERLQEEYLEGKQPAFDISAGPIPGELHLAAGQEASAAGVCAHLRDTDTVTAPHRPHHVAISKGVDLKRMTAEIFGRETGLSKGKGGHMHLYDPDMNFACSGIIAQGCPPAVGAALAAKKRNTDDVAVAFLGEGAISQGGFLESLNLAAVQDLPVVFVIEDNDWAISMPKARVTDVEDGSRRAGGFDVRGERIDSDDAVAVYEAAETAVGRARDGNGPTLLEVQVHRRMGHFMGDPEAYRSDADVEAAQERDSIERLADRLREHGVEGDDLEEIRERAHDRVDEAIEWAKEQPQPDPEDAYEDVFTDALEGWPERPERELAATDGGER, encoded by the coding sequence ATGTACGAGGAGATGGTAACTGCGAGATACTACGAGGAACGCTTACAGGAGGAGTACCTCGAGGGGAAACAACCTGCCTTCGACATCTCCGCGGGGCCGATTCCAGGCGAACTACACCTCGCGGCGGGTCAGGAGGCGTCGGCTGCGGGCGTCTGTGCCCACCTCCGGGACACAGACACGGTGACGGCTCCGCACAGACCCCACCACGTGGCGATCTCGAAAGGCGTCGACCTGAAGCGCATGACCGCCGAGATTTTCGGCCGGGAGACGGGGCTGTCGAAGGGAAAAGGCGGACACATGCACCTGTACGATCCCGACATGAACTTCGCCTGCAGCGGCATCATCGCCCAGGGCTGTCCGCCGGCGGTCGGAGCCGCCCTCGCGGCGAAAAAGCGCAACACCGACGACGTGGCCGTTGCCTTCCTCGGCGAGGGCGCGATCAGCCAGGGCGGCTTCCTGGAGTCGCTCAACCTCGCGGCCGTCCAGGACCTCCCAGTCGTGTTCGTCATCGAGGACAACGACTGGGCGATCAGCATGCCCAAAGCGCGTGTCACCGACGTCGAGGACGGCTCGAGGCGGGCCGGAGGCTTCGACGTCCGTGGCGAACGCATCGACAGCGACGACGCCGTCGCCGTCTACGAGGCCGCGGAGACGGCGGTCGGTCGTGCGCGAGACGGCAACGGGCCGACGCTCCTCGAGGTGCAGGTCCACCGCCGGATGGGCCACTTCATGGGCGACCCCGAGGCCTACCGATCCGACGCGGACGTGGAGGCAGCACAAGAGCGCGACTCGATCGAACGGCTCGCGGACCGACTCCGCGAGCACGGCGTCGAGGGAGACGACCTCGAGGAAATTCGCGAGCGGGCACACGACCGGGTGGACGAGGCGATCGAGTGGGCGAAAGAGCAGCCCCAGCCGGACCCCGAGGACGCTTACGAGGACGTCTTCACGGACGCGCTCGAGGGGTGGCCTGAGCGCCCGGAGCGGGAACTCGCAGCGACCGACGGAGGTGAGCGGTGA
- a CDS encoding alpha-ketoacid dehydrogenase subunit beta — protein sequence MAQADVPDPDAAGRELTMSRAMVEAIAHEMNESRDVFVMGEDVADYGGIFDSTQGLLEEFGHDRVMDVPISETGFIGAGLGAAMQGMRPIVELMFADFFGVAMDQIYNNMAKTAYMSGGSVSAPMVLMTAVGGTYNDAAQHSQTLYGTFAHLPGMKVVVPSTAYDAKGLMHAAIRDDDPVVYMFHKRLMGLAWMPAPEGPKTGVPEEPYEIPFGEADVKREGDDTTIVTLGLHVHRALEAAADLADDGIDAEVIDLRTLVPLDTETVLESVQKTGRLVVVDEDYRSYGVSGELIARATEGALEDLEAVERVTAPDTPVPYARPLEEEFQPSAADIVAAVESVRE from the coding sequence ATGGCGCAAGCCGACGTACCCGACCCCGACGCAGCCGGGCGCGAACTGACGATGAGCCGAGCGATGGTCGAGGCTATCGCCCACGAGATGAACGAGAGCAGGGACGTCTTCGTCATGGGCGAGGACGTCGCCGACTACGGCGGCATCTTCGACTCGACCCAGGGGCTCCTCGAGGAGTTCGGGCACGACCGGGTCATGGACGTCCCGATCTCCGAGACGGGGTTCATCGGCGCGGGCCTCGGCGCGGCCATGCAGGGGATGCGCCCCATTGTCGAACTGATGTTCGCCGACTTCTTCGGCGTCGCGATGGACCAGATCTACAACAACATGGCGAAGACGGCCTACATGTCGGGGGGCTCGGTATCGGCCCCGATGGTCCTCATGACAGCCGTCGGCGGCACCTACAACGACGCCGCCCAGCACTCCCAGACGCTGTACGGCACCTTCGCGCACCTGCCGGGGATGAAAGTCGTCGTGCCGTCCACCGCTTACGACGCCAAGGGGCTCATGCACGCCGCGATCCGCGACGACGACCCCGTGGTCTACATGTTCCACAAGCGGCTGATGGGACTGGCGTGGATGCCCGCCCCCGAAGGGCCGAAAACCGGTGTTCCCGAAGAACCATACGAAATCCCCTTCGGCGAGGCCGACGTCAAGCGCGAAGGCGACGACACCACCATCGTCACCCTCGGCCTGCACGTCCACCGGGCGCTCGAGGCCGCCGCGGACCTCGCCGACGATGGGATCGACGCGGAGGTGATCGACCTCCGGACACTCGTTCCCCTCGATACCGAAACTGTCCTCGAGTCCGTCCAAAAGACCGGACGGCTGGTCGTCGTCGACGAGGACTATCGCTCCTACGGCGTCAGCGGCGAACTGATCGCCAGGGCAACCGAAGGCGCGCTCGAGGACCTCGAGGCGGTCGAACGGGTAACCGCGCCCGACACGCCAGTGCCGTACGCGCGCCCGCTCGAGGAGGAGTTCCAGCCGAGCGCGGCTGACATCGTTGCGGCCGTCGAGTCGGTTCGAGAATGA
- a CDS encoding lipoyl domain-containing protein: protein MSVDLDSESIWPDDAEDVDEAVVATWFVREGASIAEGDTLCEIQIEKVSIDVSSPASGTLAEIRVGENEEFRRGDSLGRIESG, encoded by the coding sequence ATGAGCGTCGACCTCGATTCCGAGTCGATCTGGCCGGACGACGCCGAGGACGTGGACGAGGCTGTCGTCGCGACGTGGTTCGTCCGCGAGGGAGCGTCCATCGCGGAAGGCGACACCCTCTGTGAGATCCAGATCGAGAAGGTCAGTATCGACGTGTCGTCACCCGCTTCGGGGACGCTCGCGGAGATTCGCGTCGGCGAGAACGAGGAGTTCCGCCGCGGGGACTCGCTGGGCCGGATCGAGAGCGGATGA